Below is a window of Undibacterium sp. YM2 DNA.
GGGCATGGGGCTTAGCTTATTGCGTATCAGGCCTTCTTCTGTCGGGCAATCCATGTTTTCTATGGAATACACCACGGTCGATGTGCCGGCAGGCGTTGCTATAGGCTTGTCATTGAGCTGCACCGCCTTGACTTCTCCATGGTCGCAACAGCTATGGGCATGCTTGTGCACTGGTTCATGCTTGTGTTCATGCCCATGTTCATGAGTGTGCCCTGAATGATCGTGTTGATGCTGATGCGCCATGCTGACTCCGGAAAAGAGGTATAGTGAGCATTAGACACCCTGTAGCAGGTATAGAGTCAAGCACTAGTGGACTGTAACAGTGAAAATCGGAGTGCCTGCCATGTGCGCGACGATCATGGCTGCGTTGCAAATACTCGCGATAGCCCCGCTATCGCTGTGTTTTGCGCCTTGCCCTGATGCGCCGGGCACATGTCCTTCACTCTCGATTCCACTGTTACAGTCCACTAGATTTAAATTGATGGAGTCATACAAATGGAATTGAAAATTGGTGAATTGGCAAAACGCTCCGGTTGCCTGGTAGAAACCATACGCTACTATGAAAAAGAAGGCTTGCTGCCACAGGCCAGCCGTTCGCAGGGTAATTTTCGTCTGTATGGCGAATTGCACGCAGAGCGCCTGCAATTCATACGACATTGCCGTTCCCTGGATATGACGCTGGATGAAATTCGCCAGCTATTGCAGTTCCGCGATGCGCCTGAGGATAATTGTTCAGAAGTAAATGCCTTGCTCGACAAGCATATAGAGCATGTCGCCCATCGCATCAGGGAATTGAAGGGACTGGAGTCGCAATTAAAGTCCCTGCGCAAGTTATGCACCAGTGCGCAGGCAACAAAGGATTGCGGCATCTTGCAGAACCTGGGTACGGCAGAGGAACATCCTGTGCGTAATCTGGGTAGCCACGGTAGTGGTTGTCATTGATAGCGATTTTGATATTTGCCAGATTAAAAAATTGTATGAAAAGCCATTTGATACACAAAGGTGTTGTTTACGCATTGCTGGCAGCTGCCCTGTTTGGCATCAGCACGCCATTTGCCAAAACGATGGTGGCAGATATGGCACCTGTCATGCTGGCAGGTGTCTTGTATTTGGGGAGTGGTTTGGGCTTGTCGCTGATTTTTATTTTACGCGCTGCCATTTTTCGTCACAGACAGGATCAGTTTGTGCCACTCACCCGTCCAGATTTGCCCTGGCTTGCCGCTGCCATTCTTACCGGCGGTATAGCAGGGCCTGTATTGCTGATGGTGGGTTTGACGCTGACGCCAGCTTCTACAACGTCGCTATTGCTGAATCTGGAAGGTGTGCTAACAGCATTGCTGGCCTGGTTCGTCTTCAAGGAAAATTTTGACCGGCGCATCTTTCTGGGGATGCTGTTGATCGTGGTCGCAGGTGTACTTTTATCCTGGGAACAAGTGCCGGTATTGGGCGTGCCCTGGGGGGCTTTGGCCATTGCCGCGGCTTGCCTGTGCTGGGCGATTGATAATAATCTGACACGCAAGGTGGCGGCCAGTGATGCCTTGCAAATTGCAGGTATTAAAGGCCTGGTTGCCGGTGCTGTCAATCTGAGCGTTGCCCTGGCATTTGGCTATCAACTGCCGCATGGCTACAACTTGTTATCGGTGGGTCTGATTGGGTTTTCTGGCTATGGTCTCAGCCTGGTCATGTTTGTACTGGCTCTGCGGCATCTGGGGGCAGCACGCACCGGGGCGTATTTTTCGTCGGCACCTTTTGTCGGGACAGCGATCTCTTTACTGTTTCTCGGCGAGCGGCCCGGGAACCTCTTTTGGCTGGCTGCATTTTTGATGCTGGCGGGTATCTGGCTGCACCTGACAGAAAACCATGAGCATGAACACGAGCATGAAGCTGTGCAGCATACACATGAGCATACCTACGACCTGCACCACCAGCATGAACATGAGACAGGATGGGATGGCACAGAACCACATGTGCATCAACACCAGCATCATCCCTTAAGGCACAAACATCCGCATTATCCGGATATGCATCATCAGCATGCTCATTGAATTGCCAGGCTCCATGCGATGCTGTCGCCTCAAGTCCGATTATTGTTTTTCAAGGGTTTTGCAACGAGCTCCAAAATAAACTGTTCCAGTTCATTCATGGTGGGGGCATCCGGTGTATCCACCCACCAGGCCATCAAATCAACTATGCCACCTGCGAGATAGCGACCCAGCATATGTCCCCTGGTTTCTGTGACATTTTGTTTTGCCAGATCTTTTTCTATTAATTGAAATACCATCTCCCGGAAACGGCGCTCAACGCCATAGCCGCTACGTCGGCCAATGACGTTTCTGAATACGCGACGATTTTCTTCCATATGTGCAAGCAAGCCAGGCAGGAAAGCAAAAGCCCGTACTTCTGTGTGCAAATCAGTATGTGCAATCAAAGCATCCCGCAAATCATTCAGGCTTTCTGAGAGCAGGGCATCTTTGCTGTCAAAGTGCAGATAAAACGTTGAGCGCCCGACGTTGGCCCGTTCACAAATTTCCTGGATGCTGAGTTCATCCCAGGCACATTCGGTCAACAAATTCAACAAGGCTTCACGCAGAGCCAGTCTGGTTTTGAGTATCCGGCGGTCAGTTGCTGTTTGCGTGAGCATGGTGTGATTTCCTGAACATTAAGGGGGGAAATGTCTGCAAATGGGCATGGAATGGGCTTTGGTTCTTCAGATAACTCTATTTGCTTGCGATTATGGACGCCTGTCCAATTTCAGACAAGTACATGATGACAAACACCGCCTGCAAACAAATTGCTGCAACGGCGCGCATGACACCTTCCTGGCTTTGCCGAGTTTGGTGTTTATCAATAGTCGTAGTTCTTGGTTTGTTCATGACCAGCAGTATCGTGAATGCCCATGATATCAATGGCAACCTGACAGTAATTGCGAACGGTTTTAAAACAGATACAGGGCATGCAATTGCCAGGCTCTACATACCGGGCAGCCAAGTCACCAGGAAAGGGCAACTGGAAATAAGCGCTTTAATCAAGAATGGGCAAAGCAGCTTTCTGTTTCCTGCACTGCCTGCTGGTGATTATGCGGTGGTCGTGTTTCACGATGCTAACGATAACGGAACCGTTGATCACAATTTTTGGGGTTTCCCCGCCGAGGCGCTGGGGTTTTCGAATGGTTTCAAAGTGAGTCTGTTTTCAGGCATGCCTGACTTTGAAAAGCTGCGTTTCACTCACGCTAATAGCGCGCAAACAATACAACTCACAGTGGAGTAAAGAGAATATGCATACCTCATCTGCCAAGGGCTATACACCAGAGTCAGGAGCTGGTTTTTTTCGAAATTTTTTCACTCATTTTGTCAAATTCTGGTTTTATCCACTGGGCTTGCTGATGACACTGATTTTCATCTATATGAACACGATGAAAATGCTGGGCGTGCCCAAACAGGCTTATTCCATCTATTTGGGCTTGACTATAGGCATCATGCTTTTTCTGGAATGGATCATGCCGGTACGGGCAGGTT
It encodes the following:
- a CDS encoding TetR/AcrR family transcriptional regulator; this encodes MLTQTATDRRILKTRLALREALLNLLTECAWDELSIQEICERANVGRSTFYLHFDSKDALLSESLNDLRDALIAHTDLHTEVRAFAFLPGLLAHMEENRRVFRNVIGRRSGYGVERRFREMVFQLIEKDLAKQNVTETRGHMLGRYLAGGIVDLMAWWVDTPDAPTMNELEQFILELVAKPLKNNNRT
- a CDS encoding DUF2141 domain-containing protein yields the protein MLAIMDACPISDKYMMTNTACKQIAATARMTPSWLCRVWCLSIVVVLGLFMTSSIVNAHDINGNLTVIANGFKTDTGHAIARLYIPGSQVTRKGQLEISALIKNGQSSFLFPALPAGDYAVVVFHDANDNGTVDHNFWGFPAEALGFSNGFKVSLFSGMPDFEKLRFTHANSAQTIQLTVE
- a CDS encoding DMT family transporter; amino-acid sequence: MKSHLIHKGVVYALLAAALFGISTPFAKTMVADMAPVMLAGVLYLGSGLGLSLIFILRAAIFRHRQDQFVPLTRPDLPWLAAAILTGGIAGPVLLMVGLTLTPASTTSLLLNLEGVLTALLAWFVFKENFDRRIFLGMLLIVVAGVLLSWEQVPVLGVPWGALAIAAACLCWAIDNNLTRKVAASDALQIAGIKGLVAGAVNLSVALAFGYQLPHGYNLLSVGLIGFSGYGLSLVMFVLALRHLGAARTGAYFSSAPFVGTAISLLFLGERPGNLFWLAAFLMLAGIWLHLTENHEHEHEHEAVQHTHEHTYDLHHQHEHETGWDGTEPHVHQHQHHPLRHKHPHYPDMHHQHAH
- the cadR gene encoding Cd(II)/Pb(II)-responsive transcriptional regulator; amino-acid sequence: MELKIGELAKRSGCLVETIRYYEKEGLLPQASRSQGNFRLYGELHAERLQFIRHCRSLDMTLDEIRQLLQFRDAPEDNCSEVNALLDKHIEHVAHRIRELKGLESQLKSLRKLCTSAQATKDCGILQNLGTAEEHPVRNLGSHGSGCH